A part of Rhinoderma darwinii isolate aRhiDar2 chromosome 1, aRhiDar2.hap1, whole genome shotgun sequence genomic DNA contains:
- the LOC142740372 gene encoding uncharacterized protein LOC142740372, producing MPRQMDVGKLIRLVQERPEVWNTHAESYHDRTLKEAAWEQIAEALFEQEWADSRTRDRLQIVDDVKRRWRSSRDQFRREHGSGARSGDGGPQKRRYMYYDQLLFLREIMDMRPTSDTLDASEEEARPQCSQASQSAAPLVALTPEATREDPGPVASAPEAGQPDQVAPRQAAPRRRRPGNPPAAAQVDARVLEYLRRAADEDQHDFFCRSMAPLMRRVPEDRLVRLQINMLSLIDCATPPLSPGRCFTSLEHWRSVYMPSARAHVPRPSQPAPVFSQMAQYPPAPRYLSPAPMPGPVHHFPQYSIPGPSLQAHMQPQGYHPQYQPQYAVQEQAPQGRGQQSGAERSGYSSPTHAYQNL from the exons ATGCCTCGGCAGATGGATGTTGGGAAGCTCATTAGGTTAGTTCAGGAGCGGccggaggtctggaacacccatgcggagtcgtaccatgaccgcacattgaaggaggcagcatgggagcagatagcagaggcgctatttgagcaggagtgggccgacagccgcacccgtgaccggctacaaattg tggacgatgtaaagagacggtggcgcagCTCGAGGGACCAGTTCCGTCGAGAACATGGATCCGGCGCCCGTAGCGGAGATGGTGGTCCCCAAAAACGGCGCTACATGTACTACGAccagctgttgttcctgcgggaaataatggacatgcgacc aactagcgacactctggatgcttcagaagaggaggcacggcccCAGTGTAGCCAGGCGTCCCAATCCGCTGCTCCCCTGGTCGCCCTCACCCCGGAGGCCACTAGAGAGGATCCTGgtccagtcgcctcagcgcctgaagcaggacaaccggaccaagtggcacctagacaagcagcaccccgccgcagacgtCCTGGTAACCCACCCGCAGCTGCACAGGTGGACGCCCGTGTTCTTGAGTACCTGCGCCGTGCAGCCGATGAGGACCAGCATGATTTTTTTTGCCGGAGCATggcacctttgatgcggcgggtacCAGAGGATAGGTTGGTGCGGCTGCAAATAAATATGCTGTCGCTAATCGACTGTGCGACACCCCCGCTAAGTCCAGGCCGGTGCTTTACTTCTCTGGAGCACTGGCGTAGTGTATATATGCCCTCAGCGCGTGCCCATGTGCCAAggccctcccaacctgcccccgtcttctcgcagatggcgcaataccctcctgccccaagatacctctcccctgccCCAATGCCTGGGCCAGTCCATCACTTTCCTCAATACTCCATACCTGGGCCAAGTTTACAGGCTCACATGCAGCCTCAGGGTTACCACCCGCAGTATCAACCCCAATATGCTGTGCAGGAACAGGCTCCTCAGGGCCGGGGACAGCAGAGTGGTGCGGAACGGTCGGGTTACAGCTCGCCGACCCATGCCTATCAGAATCTTTAG